The DNA region TAGCCGAACTGGGTGATTACCATGGCGTAGAATCTAGTGTTATGACACTAAATGCAACAGCCTATCAAGATAAATTAGATCTATCTACAACTTGGGGAGTTGTAGGTTCTGCCACAACTAATGGCTGGGATGGTCCTGATATGCCTTTTTATAAAACAAGTACTGCTGATGTATATGTGGCTTATGTTATGCTAGCCGATGGTGAAATTAAGTTTAGAGAGAATAATTCTTGGGATTTAAACTATGGAGACACAGGTGCTGATAACACGTTGGAAGAGAACGGTGATAATATTGCCGTAAATGCTGGAACTTATAAAATTACATTTAACCTTGGTGCCTTAACTTATACTATAGAACCTTTTACTTGGGGCTTAGTAGGTTCAGCGACACCAAACGGATGGGATGGTCCAGATGTACCTTTGGAGTATGATCCTTTTTCAGACACATGGAAAGCAATTGTTAGTTTAGTTGATGGTGAAATTAAAGTTCGTCAAAATAATGACTGGGGAGTTAATTATGGAGATGCTAATGGGGATAATGTTTTAGATACGGATGGAGATAACAACATAGCGGTAACTGCCGACACTTATTTAGTTACTGTTAACTTTAATGATTTCTCATATTCATTAGAATCAATTGATGTTTGGGGAATTGTCGGTAGTGCAACTCCGAATGGCTGGGATGGCCCTGACACTAAATTCAAATTAGATTATGGTCAAGACGGTGTTTGGTACTTAAATAATATGACCTTAGTTGATGGTGAAATTAAATTTAGACAAAATGATGCTTGGGATGTTAATTATGGAGATGCTAATGGTGATAATGTATTGGATACAGACGATGGTAATAATATTGCTGTAACTGCTGGTACTTATAATTTTGTACTGGACTTTAGCGATCCTAGCAGTCCTACTTATACAATGGAATAGTTAGTTAAAATTAACTTTGTTCTTATTTTATTTAAAAGGCTGTTTGTGTTTGAATAAACAGCCTTTTTATTTATTTGTCATTCAGAGCGGAGAAAAACGAAGCGAAGAATCTCATAAATATGATCGAATATGAAAAAAATATTACTATGAAAAAAAAACTACTCGTATTATTTTTATTTACCAGCGTCTTTACTTTTGCCCAACAGCAAACAGTAACCTTTACAGTAGCCCCAACACCTTTTGAGGAAACTGATCAAATCACTATTACAGTTACTGATTTAGACCCGCAAGCAGCTTGGGGAGTAACTGATGTTTATCTTTGGGCATGGTCAACTGCAGGCGGCAGTCAAATGGATGCCCCAAATAATGGTACTTGGCAAAATTCTAATGAGGCTCATAAACTAACCAAGAGTGGCAATAACTATTCCATTACGTTTACACCAACCACCTTTTATGGAAGAACAGGAATGACCAGTATTGGTTTTTTAGTAAAAGCTAAAAATGGTGATGGCGATAAAAAATCACAAGACAAAGTAGTAAATGTAGGTACTATTATCGTACCAACCGTTACGGAAGCTCCTGTTCCGACAGGAATGTTAGACGGCATAAACCTCAATCCAACTGATAATACTAAAGCAACGTTGGTACTCTATGCACCAGATAAACAATTCGTAAATCTAATTGGCTCAATGAATAATTGGACACGTGATGACACCAATTACCTCTTAAAAAAAGACAGTTCTAAAGATAGATTTTGGGTAGAACTAACGGGACTGACCCCACAAACTAATATCATGTACCAATATTTGGTGGATGGATTGATTAGAATTGCAGACCCTTATTCTACTACGATTCTAGATGAAAGCAATGATGGTTTTATAAATGCAACAACCTACCCTAATTTACCAACATATCCAACAGGACAAACCAATCATGCGGTAACACTATTAAGAACTGGTGACACGCCATATAATTGGCAAACCACAAATTTTCAACCGCCCGCCAAAACCGATTTGGTCATTTATGAACTACTCATACGAGATTTTGATGCACTGCATAGTTTTGATGCAGTTAAAGGTAGACTAGATTATCTGCAAGACCTAGGTGTAAATGCCATTGAGTTAATGCCTGTAAGTGAATTTGACGGCAACGAATCTTGGGGTTATAACCCCTCTTTTCATATGGCGTTAGATAAGTATTATGGCACACCTACTGCTTTTAAGCAATTGGTTGACGAATGCCATTCACGAGGAATTGCGGTTATTTTAGATGTGGTGTATAACCATGCTACGGGTCAAAACCCATATTACAGAATGTGGAATACAGACAATGGTGGTTATGGTGGAAAAGCAACTACAGACAGTCCGTTTTTTAATCCAGACGCAACACATAGTTACAGTGTTTTTAACGATTTTAACCATAGTAAACAAGCCACAAAAGACTATGTAAAACGTACCGCTCAATATTGGATTGATGAATATAAAATTGATGGTTTTAGATGGGATTTAACTAAAGGATTTACACAAAACTGTACCGATAGCGACCAAAATTGTACAAACCAAGAACAAGCTGATAGAGTAGCTGTTTTAAAAACCTATGCCGATTACCAATGGGAAGTTGACAATGATTTTTATGTCATTTTTGAACATTTAGGTACCAATCAAGAAGAAACCCAATGGGTTAATTATAGGTTAGGTGAAGGCAAAGGCATTATGGTTTGGGGTAATCATAATGGTAATTATAGTGAAGCAACAATGGGCTATCACGATGCGGGAAAATCAGATTTCTCATGGATTTCCTATAAAAATAGAGGCTGGACAGTTCCTGCAAATGTGAGTTATATGGAAAGTCATGATGAAGAACGTTTAATGTATAAAAATCTGGAATTTGGTAATTCAAGTGGCACATATAATATTAAAACATTGGAAACTGCTTTAGACCGAATGGAATTAGCAGGGGCTTTCTATTTTACCATTCCCGGACCTAAAATGATTTGGCAATTTGGCGAATTGGGTTATGATATCAGCATCGATTTTAATGGAAGAGTCGGAAATAAACCAATAAAATGGGAATATTTTAATGAACCCGATCGAAAAGCTATTTATGATACTTGGACCAAATTAATCAAACTAAAAAAGCAAGTTCCTATTTTTAAAACGGATAATTTCACCTTAGATGTTGACAAAACAAACGGTCAGAAAAAGATACATCTGACAGATGACGCTACAAGCCCTGATGTAAAACATATTACCATTATTGGTAATTTTGGAGTAACTGCCCAGAATATAAGTCCCGAGTTTCAACAAACTGGAACTTGGTACGATTTGTTAAATGATAACACTACATTAACAGTATCGAGTACTAGTGCACCTATTAGTTTACAACCTGGTGAATTTAGAATTTACGCCTCTAGTGCTGTTACATTGAGCGTGGAGAATATCTCAATTAATGATTTGGTAAGTATTTACCCCAACCCCGTTACCGATGAATTTAAAATTAACCACCAAACCAATACGGTAAACATTTATGATATTTCAGGACGATTGGTAAAATCGTTTAAAGGTAATTTTGAGTCAAATAATGCATTTGACATTTCAGATTTAAAGCCTGCTTTTTATTTACTAAAATTACAATCTGAACAAGGTGTGGCAACTAAAAAATTGATAAAAAACTAATAAAAAAGACCTCACAGGTTTTCAAAATCTGTGAGGTCTTTTTTAAGCTGTCATTCAGAATATAGAATGAAATATATTGAAGACTCTATTAAATGTGTCTTTTAATTAAAAAGATTCCTCGTGCCTCGGAATGACAAAAAGTTTACAAACTCCATCCATCTCTATAGGTTCTTTTTACATACTTATTGGCCGGATCAAAATTGGTAATTTTCATATTCTCGGCATCCCACAACAATCGCTTTCTTCCATAATATTTAGAACCTCCCCAAAACCCTTTATTCTCTGCCTTAGGATCAACCTCAAAATAAGCTTTTAAAGCCAAATTTCCAATAAGTATACTTTCGGTAAACGGACCGGCATAATCAAAAGAAGAGCTAGTCTCAGCATTTCCGTATCCGGCAATACATGCATTAACCCATTGTAAATAATGACCTTCAGGGACTCTAGCAATGGTTTCTTCAACTTCAAATTGTTCATTTAACGTCAACGGAAGTAATCTAGGATTTGCACCGTAACAATCTGCCATTAATTTTCCTTTAGTACCTATAAAAAGTACGCCACCATCCCAGTTTCCTAATGCCTCATCATCACCTAATTCATCTGGGCGTTCAGGCAATAATCCGCCATCCATCCACGAAACTTTTATCGAACCCTTTCCATCAGTTCTTGGGTACTTTAAATGAATTTTACTAGAATTTGGAAAACTCTTTGGGTAATCAGCAGCTTCAAATTTTCCTTTAAAAGAATCTGAAACACTGCATTCTACAGTATCAGGATATAAAATAGGAAGTATACGGTAAACAGGATCCATAATATGGCAAGCCATATCACCTAGTGCACCCGTTCCAAAATCTGACCAGCCCCTCCAATCAAAAGGCAGATAAGCATCATTATAATCACGCATTTCTGCGGTACCTAACCAAAGATCCCAATTTAACCCTTTAGGTATTCTATGCTTTTTTGTAGGTGTTTGTAATGCTTGTGGCCAAATAGCTCGGTTGGTCCAACATTTAACAGTATGCACATCACCTATGATTCCCGTGTCATGAATTTCTTTCATTTTTCGCACTCCATCACCTGATCCACCCTGATTCCCCATTTGGGTAACTACTTTATATTTTTTTGCAGCTTCGGTAAGCATTCTGGCCTCCCAAATATCATGTGTCAAAGGTTTTTGAACATATACATGCTTACCCATTTGCATAGCTGCATAAGCAGCAACTGCATGAGTATGGTCTGGTGTAGAAACAGAAACTGCATCAATATTCTTCCCTTCCTTTTCTAGCATTTTTCTAAAATCGTTATAGTAACTAGCTTTAGGAAATGACTTTCTTGACTTAACAGCTTGTCTATCATCAACATCACAAAAGGAAACAATATTAACATTAGGACTTTTTGCGAAAGAGGCAATATCACTTGTACCTTTTCCACCAGCACCGATTCCGGCAATATTTAGTTTGTCGCTCGGCGGAACAAAACCATCACCTCCCATAACATGCCTCGGGATAATACTTATACCCGCAGCAGCTACGGCTGATTTTTTAATAAATGACCTTCTGGTTGATTTACCTTTTTTACTCATTCTTTTTTTATTTAAAATTTTGAAACTTCTTTATATGCATTAATTACGGCTTGTTCGCCTTTTTTATCTTTCATAGAATTACCATGTTCCATACCTAATATTCCTTGATAATTTTTGGAATGTATAAATTTAAAAACATTTTTATAATTAATCTCTCCAGTAGTTGGTTCCTTTCTTCCCGGATTATCACCAATTTGAAAATAGGCAATTTCATCCCAAGATTGTTTGATATTCGGAATTAAATTACCTTCTTGTATTTGTTGATGATAGATATCAAATAATATTTTACAGGATGGTGAGTCCACCGCTTTACAAATTTGATACGCCTGAGGTGATTCTGATAAAAATAAACCAGGATGGTCTCTAAAATTTAATGGTTCTAAAACCATTGTTAAGCTATGCGGTTCTAAAATGGCCGAGGCCTGTTTTAAGGTTTCAACAACATGTTCGGTTTGGTACGCCATGTTCTGACGCAGGTCAACATGACCAGGAACTACCGTCATCCATTTGGCATTTACACGTTTTGCAACCTCAACAGATGCTTTTATCTCTGATAGAAACTCTGTTCTTTTTTCTTTATTCCCAGAAGCTAAATTTGCTTCTTTCCAATGAATTGTATGAGCTACAAAAACTCCCATTTCTATACTTCGCTTTTGCATAGTTTTTGCCATGACTTCTTGTTCGGCAATCGGTCGTTTACGCATCTGATTATCTTCAAAAGCGGTAAAGCCTTGGTCGGCCATAAAATTAAGTTGGTCTATAATACTATCACCCGCCAGATTTTTAAACATCCCAGCATGTGGGGCATATTTTAGCGGAAATTCATTTTTCAAATTTGTTTGTTTTGAACGTGTAAGTGGGTAAAAAGTTGAACTTGTTAAAGCAAAAGTACTTGCTAGAGCTGTTTTTTTAAGGAAATTTCTACGTTGCATTCTTAATTTTTGGTGTTTATTCCTACAAAATCTTAGAGAACTTTTATAGGATACTTAATTAATCTTCTAACTCTAACAATTCAATATTTCTGAATTCTACAGGATGACTTTCACTTTGTAAGGATATATAACCTCCTTTTAATGCGTCTCCTATTTTATTTTTAAATTCTGCATTGTAATCATCCATATCTGCTCCACCAATTTGAGGTTTTGAATACCTGAGTACTTCTTTATCATTAATTTTATGAATAATTAATGAATCACTGTGTACCTCAACTTCTAGATTTACCCATTGATCTCCATAATAAGTTTCGGAACTAGAATTAGTACAATGTGCAGTTACCAACTCATCATCCATCACTACATTTGTTCCAGGTGTGCATAAATTTCCTGTAGCCCTACTCGCATTCTCCTTAATACCGCCCAACATCTGGACTTCTATACAAAGTGGGAATTTTTGATCTTTGGCTATTTTTTTAGGATCTTCGCAGTGTATCATAACACCGCTATTTCTGGTTGCCCAACCGGGACCATCTTTAAGTTGCGTGCCTGTAAAACGATATTGTATTTTTAATTTGTAATTTGAAAAAGGTGCTTTGTAATATAAATGTCCAAATCTATTTTTAAATTCATCTCCATACCCATCATAAGAAACTTTGATAACTCCGTTTTCAACCCGAAAAGTATTATGGATATTATCGCCATACTCATAACCTCTAATTTTTGGTGTCCAACTTTCTAAATCTTTACCGTTAAATAAAGAAACCCAATTTTCGGTTACTATATCTTCTGTTTTTGGTGCTGACTTTTCTGCTTCAGGCTTTGTTTTGCAGCTAAATACCATAAGTGAAGCTGAAATAACAATTATCAAGTTTAATTTTCTATACATCTATTTATTATTTATAGCGACCACGCCCTTCCATTTGTTTCGCTTAATGAGATACACCCCTTTTGCTCTCCTGGAACAGGGTCGTATGCCAACACATTTTTGCCAATTTCTTCACTTGTTTTATATGCCCAAACTGCTCTTCCTCGTAACCCTTCCAACGTTTTTAAAACCAATTTCTCTTTATCACTATATGATTTTTGCTGCTCTGGTTTACTTCTTAAGTATTTGGATAAAATAGTATCAAAATCTTCCGTTTTTAAAGCAGGAGGATTTTCACTTAACATCCCTAACTCTTCTAAGACAGCATTTAAGCCTTTTTTATACTTTTCTTTTCCTTCTTCTGTAGCTGTTTTTGAAACATATAAATCGATAAATTCTGGCACATTTACATCTAAAGCTCCAGGTGTAGCCTCGGTTTTAGGTAAAATTAAATCAATCAAATTTTTTAGAACATAGCCTTGCTCTTTTGATAAAAAAACTGGTATCCAAGATGCAGCTTCGGTCTTACAACTTTGAAGCATGCCTATTATTGTTGGAGTTGACACTACATAACCAAATGACAAACCTATCCCTTTTAGTGCGTCTCTTCTATTCATAATTTAAGCTTTTTTAGATTTGAATTGTTTAACTGCATATTGAGCAGCTCTTGCAGTTAATGCCATATAAGTCAATGATGGATTTTGACATCCCGCTGAGGTCATACAGGCACCATCAGTAACATATACATTAGGTACGGTATGGATTTGATTAATAGCGTTAAGCACAGAAGTTTTTGGATCTCTACCCATTCTTGCTGTACCCATTTCATGGATACCAATACCGGGTGCATGCCTTGTGTCAAAAGTTTCAACATCTCTAAAACCTGCTTTTTCTAGCATTTCAGCGGCTTGTTGTTTAATGTCTTCACGCATAGTCAATTCATTCTCTTTCCATTCAGCATCAAAAGTTACTGTTGGTAGGCCCCAATCATCTAATTTTTCATAATCCAATGTCATTTTATTATCATGGTAAGGTAAACATTCGCCGAAACCACCTAAGCCCATACTCCATCCTCCCGGTTTCAATATTGCCTCTTTATATTCGGCTCCATAACCTAATTCAGCAATATGTTCAGTAATACCATACCTTCCCCCTCCTCCTTGGTAACCATAACCTCTTAAAAAATCTTTTCTTTCTGTTTTTTTGTCTCCTAAATTTCTGAATCGTGGAATGTAAATTCCATTAGGCCTTCTTCCTTTATAATATTTATCTTCATAACCATCAACCTTTGCTCTTGCTCCAGATCCTAAGTGATGATCCATAATATTATGGCCCAATTCGCCCGAGTCGTTACCCAATCCATTAGGAAACCTATCTGATTTAGATTGCATTAAAATAGACGTAGAAGCGATTGCAGAGGCACAGCAAAAAATAATATCAGCATTAAAAACATATGTTTCTTTAGTTTCGGTATCAATAACTTTTACTCCTGTGGCTTTCTTCTGTTTATCATCATAAATAATCTCATGAACAATAGAATTTGGTCTCAAAGTCATGTTACCTGTAGCATTTGCAGCTGGCAAAGTTGAAGCATTACTGCTAAAATAACCTCCATAAGGGCAGCCCCTAATACATCTGTTTCTGAATTGACAATTTGTTCTGCCTTTGTGTTTATGATCGCCTGTAATATGTGCAGCTCTACCAATTGTTAATAATCTATCATCGTAATTATTTGCAATTTTCGACTTAAATTCTTCTTCAACACAGGTCAGTTCCATCGGCGGGCTAAAAATTCCATCTGGCAATTGTGGTAATCCCAACTTCTCACCGCTCACGCCAATATAACGTTCAACATAATCATACCAAGGTGCAATATCTTTATACCGTATTGGCCAATCTACACCATAACCGTCTTTAGCATTTGCTGTAAAATCCAGATCACTTAAACGATAACTTTGACGACCCCATGTAATGGAACGTCCACCAACATGATATCCTCGCATCCAATCAAAACGCTTAACTTCGTTATACGGATGTTTAATATCATCTACAAACCAGTGCTTACTTTCTGCCTTTGTTGTATAACCTGTTCTGCTCTGTTTTTCTTGTCTTTTTCTATCTTCTGGAGTACTACTTCCTCGTAACTCCATATCCCAAGGATCATCGTTCATTGTAGGGTATTCACCATGCTTAACCATTCTACCACGCTCTAATACCAATGTTTTTAATCCTTTTTCACAAAGCTCTTTTGCTGCCCAGCCTCCACTAATTCCTGTTCCTATTACTATGGCATCATAATGTTCGTTAAGCATGTTATTCATTTGGCTTTTAAATATTTACGTAATACTTACTTATTAAAAATAATACGATTTGATTAGGTATTGAATAATTTTAAAGCCTAAATTTAATCAAATTATTACTATTTTAATGAAACTTTTGTAATTTTATCATTCAAAAAAATAAGACAACACAATCATTTATTTAAAATATCTTAACCAAACAATTATGACAAAAAACATTCTTTATGCATTATTTGCACTTCTCTTAACTACCGCTTCTTGTAAGAAAACATCACCTAAAACCGATGAAACAGTAGAAGTTGTTTCAGCTGAAAAAAAAGCACCTTTTTTTAAAATCTCATTAGCTCAGTGGTCTTTGCATAAAGCCATACGGAATGAAAAAACCTTAGATCCGATAGGTTTTGCAGAAAAAGCCAAAGAACTAGGTTTTGAAGGTATAGAATATGTATCGGGACTGTACAATGAAAAATTAAAAACTATGAGTATGGATGCTCTTCTTGATTCTTTAAAAGCTAAAAGTACAGCTCATGGTGTTAAAAATGTTTTGATTATGGTAGACGGTGAGGGAAATTTGGCTTCAACGGATGAAAAAGAAAGAAATCAAGCTATTGACAATCACAAAAAATGGGTTGATGCTGCTGCTTTTTTAGGATGTCATGCTATTCGTGTAAACTTAAATGGTGCCACTGAAAAAGATGCTTGGATAGAATCTTCGGTTAAAGGTTTAGGCAAATTGGCCGAATATGGAGCAACCAAAAACATCAATGTAATCGTTGAAAATCACGGTGGGTTTTCTTCAAATGCAGATTTATTGAGCGAAGTTATGACCAAAATTAATATGGATAATTGTGGAACACTACCCGACTTTGGCAACTTTCGCATATCCAAAGATGAACTTTATGACTATTACAAAGGTACAGAAATCTTAATGAAGCATGCCAAAGCAGTTAGTGCTAAATCTTATGATTTTGATACAGATGGTAATGAAACTACTCTAGATTACACTCGTTTATTACAAATTGTAAAAGATGCAGGATATACCGGATATATCGGAGTTGAATATGAAGGAAGCCGTTTGAGTGAAGAAGAGGGTATTGAAGCTACCAAACAATTATTAATAAATGCTGCTAAAAAGTTAAATTAAGAATAAAAAATTAATCTATGCCAAAAAAAATAAGATTGGGAATTCTAGGTGGTGGAGGTGATTCACTTATAGGTGTGTTACATCGTGTTGCCTCACACATTAATGATAATTATAAAATTGTTGGAGCTGTTTTTAATCCTAACTATAATGACAATTTAAGTTTTGCCAAAGAAATAGACATTCCAACTAATAGAATTTATAAGGATTTTGATACTTTAATTGATGAAGAACTAAAGCTGCCCGAAGATGAACGAATTCAAGTTTGTTCTATACTCACTCCAAATTTTTTGCATTTTCCAATGGCTAAAAAATTATTGGAAAATGGATTCAATGTGATTTGTGAAAAACCAATGACTACAACTTACGAGGAGGCTAAAATTTTACAGGAAATTTTAAATGATTCTGATTTGACTTTTGCGGTTACACATACTTATACTGGCTATCCAATGACTCGCCAAATGCGTGAAATGATAAAAGATGGAGTAATTGGCAACATGCAAAAAGTAGATGCCCAATACTATCAAGGATGGATAAACCCAATCATACACGATAAGTCTAAACGTAGTTCAACGTGGCGATTAGATCCTGAAAAATCAGGAATTAGCTGTTGTATGGGTGATATAGGTGTGCATGCCTTTAATATGATTGAGTTTACAACGGGAATGCAGGTAAAGTCTATTTTAGCTGATCTCAATTACTTATACGAAGACAATAAAATGGATATTGACGGAACTGTTTTAGTACGATTTGATAGCAATGCTAAAGGCGTTATCCGTTCCAGTCAGATTGCTACAGGAGAAGAAAATGGATTGACTATTGCTGTTTACGGAGACAAAGGTGCTCTTAAATGGGAACAAGAGAATCCTAATTTTTTATATCTGTTGAGTGATGACAAACCTTTGCAAGTTTATAAACCGGGACATGCTTACAATTCAGAGCTGTCTTTAGATGGTACAAAATTACCTCCTGGGCATCCTGAAGGTATTTTTGATGCCATGGCAAATATTTATTTAGGTGTAGCCAGAGCCATAAGAGGCGAGAAGTACAATTCTGGGGAATTCCCAACAATGAGTGACGGTGTACGCGGACTTAACTTTATTGAAAGTACCGTAAATTCTCATAAACAAGGAAATAGTTGGGTAGATTTGGATTGAATTATTCTAAGAAAATTTACCCAATTTTAGTTGTTCTGTTGCATGGTTTGCTGCTCTTGCTGTAAAAGCCATATATGTTAATGATGGGTTTACACAACTTGACGAAGTCATAAATGCTCCATCTGTAACATACACATTAGGTACTGAGTGTACTTGATTATTTCTGTTTAGTATTGATGTTTTGGGATTCTCACCCATTCTTGCTCCACCCATTTCGTGAATACCTAATCCAGGGCCAGATGGTTCATCATAAGCTTTTACATCTTTAAACCCTGCCGCCTTAAACATGCTAACAATCTCTTTTTTAATGTCTTCTCGCATGTTGTATTCATTCTCTTTGAATTCAACATCAAAATCTAAT from Aureibaculum sp. 2308TA14-22 includes:
- a CDS encoding Gfo/Idh/MocA family protein codes for the protein MPKKIRLGILGGGGDSLIGVLHRVASHINDNYKIVGAVFNPNYNDNLSFAKEIDIPTNRIYKDFDTLIDEELKLPEDERIQVCSILTPNFLHFPMAKKLLENGFNVICEKPMTTTYEEAKILQEILNDSDLTFAVTHTYTGYPMTRQMREMIKDGVIGNMQKVDAQYYQGWINPIIHDKSKRSSTWRLDPEKSGISCCMGDIGVHAFNMIEFTTGMQVKSILADLNYLYEDNKMDIDGTVLVRFDSNAKGVIRSSQIATGEENGLTIAVYGDKGALKWEQENPNFLYLLSDDKPLQVYKPGHAYNSELSLDGTKLPPGHPEGIFDAMANIYLGVARAIRGEKYNSGEFPTMSDGVRGLNFIESTVNSHKQGNSWVDLD